The sequence below is a genomic window from Alosa alosa isolate M-15738 ecotype Scorff River chromosome 5, AALO_Geno_1.1, whole genome shotgun sequence.
ttactaaaacctagcatagtcttcacgcatttgcactagtctattatttgaactcattggcaaagtgaaactaacttcaccaaggtgtcagtcaacttaagacagttatatgcagttacttttcactattgactgacaatgggttaccatcgaaaaaacataggctggaaaaaagcaacacttaccctaatattgctcaaatgactgaataaaacaacatttatcttgcagaggagttgcttatatctcgtgacagtcgccttcagctgtgctccataatcGTGTCTCGCCtctccctaatcacttttaactgtcattcccaatttgcaaatgatggtgaataactactcatcatcatgatgtacagtatttcgtaatatctttattctaattatgtttcccattaaTCGTGGgtaatttgtaatgctttgtaTGGACGGCTAGTGTGTTCATGGATAGAGTTGAtggtgcacctgccaatatgactgttgattATGcctaaaataacatataaacaactcccCATGTTTTTTTGGCAAACACAGATGTTTGCTTTTTTTAGCATCTGTAACAGGCCTGTTGGCAGATGAAAATATTTATGGTGGAGTCCTCCTTACTGTTTGTTCTTCTGACTGGGAGTTCAGGGATCAGTATCTACATTGGTGCATATATTATCTTCATCTGTACTCCACTTTTTTGGAAAATGTTTCCTTTTAGTATCTGTAACAGGCCTGTTATCTCTGAAAGGAGGTTTTGTTTCAGCTGTAGAAGGGCATGTACATGGCATGTAACTCACATTGTAAAGACTGGATGATCTGGATATGCGCCACTGTTGAGAGACACAGATAATACAGTCAAAATCAATCCATAACAATTCAGACATAACAGTGTTTTGTAAAAGTAGTTCATTGTTGTGTCAATTCTAGATGATTGCCCAACCTGCTGCAGATATCTTGGCTACTTCCTGCTTGAAGATGCCATCCAGTTTCTCCTTCAGCTGCTTCTTCACTGCAGAGACAGATTCCTTCACAGCCTTAAAAGAGAAACTTTGGTTGGAGGTCATGCTGGGTAAGTCTTTAGAGCGAGGAGATTTTCTGAATGATGGAATATTCTACAGAGAAAAACATAAAAGTTGAGTTTATTGCAAATGTCATGCTGGTTGAAACTCTACTGCAAGGAGCATCAGTAACTGACAACATTctgcagacagaaacacacacaaggtgaGAAGACTGCAGACATAGTGGGTTCAGttggtttagtgtgtgtgtaattatgcattagtgtgtttacagtaagtgtgtgtgctgtagtatCTTTATCAAAACACCATGAAGAAGACATGGACTGGGAAGAGAGGCCATGACACAAGCTGTTGTTTTTAGTAAGGGTTGGCATCAGGGAGGGCATACTGTACTGACCACCTCTACAGTGCCCCTACAGCATAACATGACACTAACACAGCTGCTGGGTAAACAGGCCTTTTCCTTAATTGGCCTTGAGCCCAGGGAGGGGCCACCAGCAGACTAGACAGTCCCGTCAAAGGGCAGCTAAACCAGAATGATGATGCAGCAGTTCTAATTACCTAATTTGGTTACTGGCTCATTTAGTTGAAAACCAGGAAGGGTCCAGATTCTAAATTAAATTCACAGAAACTGTTTGAGGTACACCTATGGGTTTTAGGGATTTATGGAATAAGCAGTAACACAACACGTTAATGGGATCCATGGACCGATCTTCAGAAGCAGTCTAGATTGCAAAATACCAGTCTTATTGAATGTAAAGCAATACAAtctatttttcatatttatcacacatcataccacacacatacaaattttATTACACACGGTTAATATGAGCATGGCATATTTTGCACAGGATGGTATTtactaaataaacatattttttacatttaatttcagTTTCAGGAGGACAGGTCAATGTTACCTTGAGGAAATGGATGTgatcctctgtgtgtgaaagctgctccagctcagcatctctcctcttcagctCAGCAATCTCCTGCTCCAGTTGCTTCAGGAGTCCTTCAGCCCGACTCACCTCAGCCTTCTCCTGAGCTCTGATCAGCTCTGTCACCTCAGAGCGCCTTCTCTCAATGGAGCGGATCATCTCAGTAAAGATCCTCTCACTGTCCTCCACTGCTGTCTGTGCAGAGCTCTGTTAGGAGACACAcaaagaggagggcaggagacACATAGAGGGAGGTGAAGCTGAAAGTGTTTCATGGTGTCAGTGTTATCTTTCCTGTGGTCAGTTCTCACCTTGAGAGTCTCCACAGCCTTCCTCAGCTCCTgcagctccttctctctctcctggattCTCTGCTGGAATCTTCTCTGGGTCTGCCCCAACTGCTTCTGTTGATAAAAAGGCAGACATATTTGAGGCAAGTTCATTTatattgcatatttaatacACCGGAATTATTCAGTGTGCTTTGCATGAACAAAAGCAAAAATGGGCAATACTAAAAACATAGTTTACAAAGTGAAgtacattaaaaaaatacatagtGCATCTGATTAACAGGAAGTGCATTTGAACAGTTACTGCAGCAGagagcatctgagaacagtgcGTGCTCTATTCATTTGTTTTCAGCAGGAGCTCTGACATCATGCATTAATCACAAGTCAAGCTGGCTCAGAGGCTGAGAAGACATTGGACCTTTTGTACTGTATCATATTTCACTCATGGTGCCATGTCAATGTTTGAAAGATTTGCACTTCGCACCTGTGTAACCTAACCacactactaccaccactagGGGTCAAAGTTAATAGATCAATATGGAAACCCAGTGTCCCCACTCATCGGATTCAATTGAATGAATGAGGGGTAGCCAGTACAAAAAAATACTGCACTTTAATGTCTGATTTGTTTGTGGCagaaatatatagatatttataaatACTTTTGGTTAGTAGAGGAAGAGTTGTTACATAGCCAGTGTTCATAAATATTTCCATACAATATACATGGCGTTATGTCAATGTGCACACACTGCAGATAGGCTACGTATGCTTTTACCAAATAAGAAaagaaacagaataaatataatCACCCCAAAAAGAGGGCACAATCCCACTTCAATAAGGGCGAGGGATAAAGGTTGCCAGCTGAGGATGGAACCATCCAGAGGACAATTTCATAGCCTACCCCTATGATGTAACTGGCCTAGCCACATTCACACAGCAGTTAGCTACATACTATCCCTAAGAATATAATTAGCATCACTACACAGGTAGCTATATACTACTTAGAGTGCTACAATTAGTTCAAATATACCCGCACAGGCAACAACCACTACAAACTGCAACACAACAAATAatgtcactacacacacagactaagtAAAGGCCTCACTGGCGCAGGCAACACTTGGATTTGGCTGGAGGCAGAGCAGAAAGTATGCTACCCTGTGTTCTCCCCCCCGCCCCAGCTGACAAAGGAATAAAGTGAAAGAGCAGGCCTAAGCCCACACagcaaaagaataaataaacacaaactgGAGGTGGTTTACCACGTATAAAAGCTACATCTACCTACAGCATAAATTTAACCCACTGACATGTCATGTTTTACATAGGGAAAAACAGTGGCTACAACTTGCTCctgaaaataacaaaagatTACATTAATCCATGCACATTCAACCAACATTTCCACATGACACTAAAGACAATGAGTGCATATTCAACAATAAACAGCATGTACTTCTCTCCTCTTAAGATTAACGTTTACACTTTAATATACATAACATTTAAGCTTAATCGAATATTCAACAAACATTAAATGGCAGCTAGCCAGCCACCCTGTCTGGACACAACACAAATCACCTGCTATGATTTCCTGGTTCATGTCTTCTCTACTGAGAAAGAGACTCTGTAGAAAATCAGTAGACTTTAAGAAGAAGAATGTTCTTGCAGTTATTCAAACACATTATATGAGTATCACCCCTTTCAAATAAAATAAGACTCACCTGTTTGTTTTCCCATTCTGCATCAGCTGTGATTGTGTCATGGCCTTTATGTTCGTCCATCGTGCACAGATAGCAGATACAACTCTGATCGGTACGACAAAATATTTCAAGCACCTTCTTATGACGTGAGCAGATCCTCTCCTGCAGCTGGCCTGTGGCATCAACCACTGAATGTTTTCTACCTGGATTCACATCATTGTGAACTTTGAGGTGACTTTCACAGTAAGACAACAGACAGTCCAGACAGGACTTCACAGCTTTGAGTTTTCTCCCAGTGCAGACGTCACACTCCACATTTTTGGGTCCAGCAGAATACTTAGCAGAAGTAGTAGCCTGGAGTCCAGTCTTCCTGAAGTCCTCCACCATCTCAGCAATCAGAGTGTTTTTACTGAGTGCAGGTCTTGGCCTATATGTCTGTCTGCACTGGGGGCAGCTGTAGATGCCTTTACCATCCTCCTGATCCCAGCAGCCTTTAATGCAGCCCAAACAATACGTGTGTCCACATGGAATGGCGACTGGATCCTTTAGCAGATCCAGACAAACTGGACAAGTGAAAGACTCCTGTCTTTTGGCTGAAGTGTGCGCCATGTTTCGTCCCGATCACACAcagcaggagaggagacagcAGTGTGAAAGGTCACTTTTGGTTTCCTGTATTATCATCAGAAGGAGTGGCTGCCACATGGATAAGGAGGAGTGACAGCAACTTTATCTAAAGGGGTGGGATTAGATTAGCATTAAAGTGGCTGGAACACACTGTGATCATTCTGTATGCTGTTATAAGATAAATCCAAACAGCCTTTTTAGAATGCCTGACCTGGCTGGGTGTGTCCATGGGCTTGAAGTATGTTAACTGGTCTTTCCAGGTTCATCTGTTCACAGATTGTTTTTGTATTCAAGGTTTCCATTTCCTCTTCAGTCTCTAAGAGTCCAAATGGTCCACTGAGCGAACACAAACCCCACATGAACATGGACATCAGTGCCCAAAGGCCTTATAGTGGGGGTCCCATGCTGGACCAGGGGCCCAAAGGCCTTATAGTGGGGGTCCCATGCTGGACCAGGGGCCCAAAGGCCTTATAGTGGGGGTCCCATGCTGGACCAGGGGCCCAAAGGCCTTATAGTGGGGGTCCCATGCTGGACCAGGGGCCCAAAGGCCTTGTAGTGGGGGTCCCATGCTGGACCAGGGGCCCAAAGGCCTTGTAGTGGGGGTCCCATGCTGGACCAGGGGCCCAAAGGCCTTGTAGTGGGGGTCCCATGCTGGACCAGGGGCCCAAAAACGTGGCTTAAAGTGATATAACCATCCTGCTCCAATATCTCATGTTATTGCAAATTTAGTTGGTATTTTGCTCAGAAGTGCTTGACTATAGGAGTCGTGATCTAAACTAGTCTTTCCGCATTCCTGAGATGGCTGTTACCATAACAATCCACCAGCAATGCTtcagctatttattttttacaataTGTGGAGTCAGTAAACAATCTCagatttacaaaagattcagcCTTTGACTTGGGCTTGAGTCCTTTGAGTCCGTTGTCATACAGATCCTCAAATTTTGTGTAATCTGCCAATTTATCAGTTTTTCCACTTGGTtatactggtatttaatttaaaaaaacatgtgaGCCAGTCACTTACAAGAAAAAAGGACCTTAtactttgttttcatttttaaaatgtgtgtttggTCATCTCATCATAAGTGGACAGTGCTTAATACAAGCGTAAACAAGGACCAAAGATAAAGTTGCCTGATATTCAGCAGactcttttatccaaagcgacacacactTGCAGTGGCGGGTTTGGGAATCAAACCACCCCAGCCCCAAAGGACCAAGACACACTGTGATTCAATCACTCAAACCACTTGCCCAGGTGGTCTGAGACGCATTTGATTATGTACATTTTGGTGTATGAACACATTCTGATGGATCAAAAAAATGGAGCTACTTATGGATGTGAGGCAGGCAACTCCATAAATCTGAACAGAAGTGTCATTAACATGTCCGGATGTACACCTTGGAAAATGCCCTTTAAAGGGAAAAATGACTTCCTGGATCACTGTAAAAGTGGTGATTTAGGCAAGAACAATTGTTTCAGTGCATCTGTCCATAGAACAGGACTTTCTTTTTTAGGAAACGATTCAAATGCACAGGCCAGGGGACCATAAGAAGCAATTCAATGTTATATTATTGctgtaagtggctttggataaaTGCGTCAGTCTTGGATTGGGCGTCTGTCTATGGGCAGCCCCTGGATTGTTGTAGCTTTTTCATCCTCCTTCTTGGCTTGAAGGTGGTCAAATCCCTCGCTAGCGTATTGTGCACGACACGTAACCCGTGGCTCACGCgttgtccgggaatccttgctTGGCAGGCTTCGGTCAGCTGTAAGCGAGTGAACTTTCCGTTCCAGCTTCTCAAGCCGGTGTCCGGCTCTCGGTGGTGTGACACTGCGGGCTCGCGGGAGTCTATCCGCAGAAGCCCTCGCCAAAGTTTGTTTGTCTGAAGTTCGGAGGTGGCGAGTGTCGCGGCACCATTACAAATTACAACTTACTCAGTCATACCCAGTGTCCTCGCTCGGTTCCTGGCTGCTAGCAAAGGCTGTGCCTGTCCTGTCGGTGTATTGCGCGAGTAACCCACGGCTTACGCACCGGCGCTGGCTCCGGTCGGTCGAGGTGGGTGAACTCCATTCCAGCTAGCTTCCTCGTCATCTCTCGGATTGCCCAACTTCGTGCTCCGGTTAGTGAGAATTGCAGCGGTGATTCCTGAGCCTGTTTTTGTACGGCCAGAGACCTCGTCAGTGGAACTAGTGAGCTGTACTCCAGCTGGCTCCTGACGTCACGTTTCTCGTTGTCACGGCTGATTAGTTTCGGCGTGACACGTGTCTACAGGTAAGTATAGGTGCGGCTGCCGCTGTGTCGGTAGATGCCTCGTTCCTGCACTGTATTGCCCATGCTGCTGCCCGCTAGCGCACTCAGGAACAGCCTGTGTACTGCGCTAGCCAGTTTTAGCTCGTAGCACACAGGTGGCTTTGGCCTCTTCCCTATTCACGTGCGTCTGTGGCTGTAAACGGAGCGTCTTTCCGCTGGCCCCGCTTCCAATATGGAGCACCATCAGGGCCACAAATGCCTTGGTTGTGGCATTTCTATGCCTATGGAGGATGGCCATGataggtgtgtgttgtgtgtttgggcCATCAACATGCAATTTTGGCGAGGGACACCCCCCAGTTGTGCATGAATTGTCTTCTTATGCCTGTACACACCAGGGAGGCccgttgttgtttttttctcttctaaACGTGCGGGTTCTCCTGTTTCCGATGGGCCAGCGAGGAAGATGGGAAGAGTAGCCAGGGTGCGCGGGGAGTCCTCGCtgttgtggaggaggaggttgaGACTGTTCTCTCGTCTGAAGGAGAGGGGCTACCTTGTGCGCAGCCCTGTGCAGTCAGCCCCACAGGGGACGAGCTGCCCCGTCTGTTGGAGGAGGTCGTTGGCAGGGCATCCAGAGCTCTTGATATTCCTCTTCCAGAGAAGCCCACTGCCTCTGCAGCCAGGTTTCACACTGACATGttattatggaccctttcaacaaggtaaacaaaaacaatgcttgaacgttctatttgggccccaatctacttcctctgcattaagataacatatggaatgttaaaaaggaagtcttgtggggccaactatgatgctgataatggaactctcttgaaagggtccattgaTAACAAACAACTTTAGAAGGATTGATAAACAAACATGGATTATTGAATTGATTATGTGACTCAGTGAACAGTAGTgatcatgtgtgtttttttattaaaaaagaaaCTGTAAATGTGACTTCCACCATAATCTGGTAAATTTGGACAGATTCAGTCGTGTTGCAACAAGAAGTGTATATTTTATCATACAtcagatatatttttttaatctctTGAGCACAACCCCATGAATATTTACTTCTACTCAACTTAATAAACTTCACTTTCGACCTTCCATCAGACACGTGTCCAATCACAGAGGGTCTAAAGGCCTGAAAACCTGGGGGGGGATGGAGGGTTAgggggagcaggagggagaggagatggatTGTGGGAGAGGATCAGAGGGGGTGAAACACTGGGCTCATCAACACATTTCCCAcccagtagtgtgtgtggtgtgctgatgtgtgttcCAGTAGAGGTGCAGATGCTGTAATATCTGCTGGGGTCCAGAGATGAGGGAGTGgttttggtcttttgttttcCCCAAGACCACAGAATAGCAGGCAGCTGAGAGGCAGCAGCCAGATCTTTACATGTGAGTGGTGGCTTATCTGTGTGCTGATGAGATgggatgtgtttatgtgtttatgggtgtgtgtgtgtgtgtgtgtgtgtgtgtgtgtgtgtggatgtgataACAGCTTCTATCTGTATCTGGGGTCTTTGCATTTCTGTCCTGCTGTATACAGGGTGGGTCACAACAGCTTCACTGCTGATCCAGTGCCTATATAAAACCCAgggtagagtgtgtgagtgaatgtggtcTGGACTCTGTGCAGGAGGGTCATTGTGTTGTTAGAGATGCTGTAGAAGGCCAGAGTTCCTGCCCTGTGATCCACATACACTCCTATTCTGGAGCTGGCCACTAGAGGGAGTTCAGTCTGTTTATTATTGTGCCAGAAATAGGAGCTGGAGCTGATGAGGATCAGACTCCAGGACTGATCATtaaatccaaacacacacttattgCCCCGTCCTTCCCTGCTGATGCTTTTATATGAGACTGCTATACAAACCaacccactccactccacctccCAGTAGCAGCGTCCAGACACACCCTCTCTACACAGCACCTGTTGGATCCCATCAAATCTCTCTGGATGATCAGGATATGACTGGAGCTCagctctcccctccaccctcctgtTCCCCTCAGACAGATGGAGGTGTCTGTATGCTGTGTTGGGATCCAGTGTGAAGTGACAGGAGTCTgatgagggagaagagaggacaaagttagatttgtattttaattaggtgtgtgtgtgtgtgtgtgtgtgtaaaaaggcaAGCGCATGCGGCATGatgcgtgatgtgtgtgtaattatgtaCATTTTTGTGTGAATGGCTGTATGTAAGTATGAAGTAAGAGTGAATTTCACTGCTTGTATTCAAAAGTATTAAAAGAAGTGTATTTATGTtttagtgtttagtgtgtgtgtgtgtgtgtgtgtgtgattctgtaaATTTTTGTATGAATGgttgtgtgcaagtgtacaggtgagtgtgtttcactgtgtgtgtgtgtgtgtgtgtgtgtgtgtgtgtgtgtgtgtgtgtgtgtgtgtgattccacaAATACTTGAatgaatgactgtgtgtgtacatgtttgtctcAGTGTTTGTAGACCAGATCAACTTACACTTTAAGAACTCTTCTCTGGTTACTGGCTCAGTAAAAACAGCCTGGACATCAGACACTGAGTAAGAAGAAATGCATTATTTAACTAACCAAACTTGAACCAAAGTGAAGATGGAGATGCACTCATTCAAGCAGCACTGATCTTCATATGTGGGGGCTCTAGTGGTTCAGGAGCTTCCAAATGGAACAGCTAAATGTTGTGAGTTTGATCCCAGGGGCTGCCACCATTGTGCCTCTGAGcagggcacctaacccccaGTTGCTTCAGTAGTTCCTGTAGTTAGTTCACTGGGAGTCTCTCTGGATAAGAGCGTCAGCTAAATGATGATTCATTTTAATGTAATGGAACCATTTGAATCAATTGCTTAACCCAACAAACTGCTGAGCAAATGGGTCAATTAAGTTGGTATATATTACACATTGAATGACCAAAACCAGCTGGGCACAAATACAAGTAATCATTTGTAAGTCACGGCCCGCTGGCTTGGTCCTTTCCCCCAGGCCATGGCTTTGCCCTTTCCCCCAGGCCATGGCTTTCCCCCTTCCCCCAGGCCATGGCTTTGTCCTTTCCCCCAGGCCATGGCTTCTCTGTTCTGCCTGATGTCCCATACAGGTGTGATTGGAGCCAATCAGCCCAATTAGGTGCACCGCTGCACAGGTCATGGCTTCAGATCCGCTGGAGATCCTCCCCTCTGCAGGCagagagagcagcagagcaCCAGGCGCTTGTAACTGCTTGCTGATCCGGTCACATCAGGTGCCTTTGTTTGAAGGCCGTTCGGCCGACGCTGCTTGTTTTGAGACCTTATGGACTTAATAAATTGTAAACCTTGTGGAACTTACTCCGTGTCTCTCCCATCATTGTGTTGTGCTCATACCGTGCACATAACAGTCACTTCGCCTAATTAATGAATCGTCACACCGTTAGCCATGACCAACATGACGGC
It includes:
- the LOC125294259 gene encoding E3 ubiquitin-protein ligase TRIM47-like, producing MAHTSAKRQESFTCPVCLDLLKDPVAIPCGHTYCLGCIKGCWDQEDGKGIYSCPQCRQTYRPRPALSKNTLIAEMVEDFRKTGLQATTSAKYSAGPKNVECDVCTGRKLKAVKSCLDCLLSYCESHLKVHNDVNPGRKHSVVDATGQLQERICSRHKKVLEIFCRTDQSCICYLCTMDEHKGHDTITADAEWENKQKQLGQTQRRFQQRIQEREKELQELRKAVETLKSSAQTAVEDSERIFTEMIRSIERRRSEVTELIRAQEKAEVSRAEGLLKQLEQEIAELKRRDAELEQLSHTEDHIHFLKNIPSFRKSPRSKDLPSMTSNQSFSFKAVKESVSAVKKQLKEKLDGIFKQEVAKISAAVAHIQIIQSLQCELHAMYMPFYS